The Pochonia chlamydosporia 170 chromosome Unknown PCv3seq00012, whole genome shotgun sequence genome has a segment encoding these proteins:
- a CDS encoding aspartyl protease domain-containing protein, with the protein MNSDPVLIEARVNRGIQVRALVDTGCDCYAIIDEAAVKRLRIPFIDRNPRRLGGFSEATKDVMSPGIVVFMMETGGYDERIFAYVVPRLGQDVFLGRPWMKKNKVVYDAAEQRVYHGVAGITIRLLGQEEPEGVKAIRAARVVPAAVFAAECRRGRKRRGHGAAARDPIN; encoded by the coding sequence ATGAATAGTGACCCGGTGCTGATCGAAGCACGGGTTAATAGAGGTATTCAGGTGCGCGCCCTTGTTGATACCGGATGTGACTGCTACGCCATAATCGACGAAGCTGCAGTTAAGAGACTGCGGATTCCATTTATCGACAGGAATCCAAGGCGGTTAGGTGGGTTTTCCGAGGCGACTAAAGACGTGATGTCGCCAGGGATTGTAGTCTTtatgatggagactggaggataCGACGAACGCATCTTTGCTTATGTCGTTCCGCGGTTAGGCCAAGATGTGTTCCTGGGCCGgccgtggatgaagaagaacaaggtggtATACGACGCGGCTGAACAGCGAGTCTACCACGGGGTTGCCGGCATTACCATACGGCTCTTAGGACAGGAAGAGCCCGAAGGGGTAAAGGCGATCCGAGCCGCCCGTGTTGTGCCGGCGGCTGTGTTTGCGGCAGAGTGCCGCCGAGGGAGGAAGCGCCGAGGGCACGGCGCGGCCgccagagacccaatcaactaa
- a CDS encoding reverse transcriptase (similar to Metarhizium robertsii ARSEF 23 XP_007817092.1) produces the protein MTTSNFVAIGLQNALNHLYKDHGISAPDNKTKSGLQKKAEEKPGSKRPRSIVDIWKLDPLRPREQAIANSMIRGFNRNHFQRLLIEWIVDTNQPFSVVEHERLRDIFEYLNPHKARVIEALRKSPGLIHVSFDGWRARNRHSLYGIVCFFRDENSKPHKVALGVPEVRRHSGNNIATEVLYTIEAFGIEENIGYFTLDNAENNDTALEAIGKKLGFNGARRRGRCFGHIVNLSAKALLFGKDTDAFEEQLSGAEALSEAEYELWRQKGPVGKLHNFVVDVDRSDRLTYLLKELQEYDISMSDDPKIRSKSPVSVVLDNDTRWLSQLYMIRRALRLRRYFELLVAKFRIQWEEENTSKRTGQLKKSAVRPRILRDENQLTANDWSVLQHFATILGYYEDAVKTLEGDGLIRKRKRGYTGSYGNVWDVINGFEFLLGKLEKYKAMAKDFPDPEQFRIGINMAWEKLDKYYTILDTTPIYYTALALHPAYRWGWFEQAWVHKPDWIRSAKRIVQEVWDESYRDFHIVVASNDEPVAKRQKQYYNAFEEHCEQSRIDSIQTEPLLDDDTIGDEYERWQSSHESTDKTVRDPIAYWHEKRLQYPRLSRMALDFVTIQSMSAECERMFSAAGQMVVPQRCNLQAQTVGMCQVLRSWFRAGIINDLDPLFLSIIEEKKELEGIHLNDDEFRRRELSWLAAAAKTAGH, from the exons atgacgacgagc aatttcgttgctattggccttcagaatgcgctgaatcacttatacaaggatcacggaatatctgcaccagataacaagacaaagtccggcttgcaaaagaaagccgaggagaagccagggagcaagaggccaagatcgattgtggatatatggaagctcgaccctttaagacctcgagaacaggcgattgccaactctatgatacgcggatttaatcgaaatcactttcaacgtctcctgatcgagtggatagtcgacacgaatcagccctttagtgttgttgaacatgagagactccgggatatcttcgaataccttaaccct cacaaggcgcgcgtcattgaagccctgcgaaagagccccggcttaatacacgtcagctttgacggatggagggcgcggaatcgacactcgttatacggtatcgtgtgcttcttcagggacgagaatagcaagccccacaaggtcgctctgggggtccccgaagtccgcagacattcggggaacaacattgcaacagaagtcctttataccatcgaggcttttggcatcgaggagaatattgggtattttacccttgacaatgccgagaacaacgacacagcacttgaggctattggcaaaaagctcggcttcaatggcgctcgaaggcgaggccgctgcttcggccatatagtcaatctgtctgcgaaggcactactgttcgggaaggatacagacgcgttcgaagaacaactttctggtgcagaagcgctgtctgaagccgaatacgaactttggcgacagaaagggccggttgggaagctccataatttcgtcgtggatgttgatcgatcggacagactgacatacctgttgaaagaacttcaagagtacgacatatccatgtcggacgatccgaaaatacggtcaaaaagccccgtctcggtagtgctagataacgatacgcgctggctttcccagctctatatgatccgccgcgccttgagacttcgaaggtacttcgaactgctagtcgcgaagttccgaatccaatgggaggaggagaatacatcaaaaagaactggccagttgaaaaagtcggctgtccggcctcgaatccttagagacgagaaccaacttacggccaacgattggtctgtacttcaacacttcgcgacgatccttggatactatgaagatgcagtcaagactctagaaggcgacggtttaatcaggaaacgcaagaggggttatactggttcatatggaaacgtttgggatgtgatcaatgggtttgaattcctgcttggcaagctcgaaaaatataaggcgatggcaaaagattttcctgaccccgaacagttcaggatcggcataaatatggcctgggagaaattagacaagtattacactattctcgacacaacaccgatatattataccgccctcgcactccacccggcatacagatggggatggttcgagcaggcctgggtacataagcccgactggatcagatctgcaaaaaggatagttcaagaagtgtgggacgagtcctatcgagatttccatattgtggtggcctcaaatgacgagcctgttgcaaaacgacagaagcaatactacaatgccttcgaagagcattgcgaacagtcccgtatcgactccatacagacagagcctctactggacgacgacacgattggcgacgaatacgaacgatggcaatcgagccatgagagcactgacaagactgtgcgagatccgatagcgtattggcatgagaagcgcctgcaataccctcgtctctcccgaatggccctcgactttgtcacaatacaatcaatgtctgcagaatgtgagaggatgttctcggcagcagggcagatggttgttccccaacggtgcaatcttcaggcgcaaacagttgggatgtgtcaggtattgaggtcgtggtttcgggcaggcattatcaacgacctagatccgttatttctctcgatcatagaggagaagaaagagctcgagggcatccatcttaatgatgatgagttcagaagacgggagctatcgtggctcgctgccgcggcgaaaacagctggccattga
- a CDS encoding ATP-dependent DNA helicase PIF1 (similar to Metarhizium acridum CQMa 102 XP_007809564.1) yields the protein MILGVILVLDLNWESIARRATEQNHQVISLAGGNLPIQLRPVWNAGTTAIPRSKGAVLTLRNLAVRPTSAERSAPKRTDRDAGLSPPNQRSGTQPTSPEKLRQQHTARSLFGEPGSQPQIVLGTPIPPIQASSRLFRALAPSPPVPPSTDPVASHSDPSTVRSSTTGVDYSYLAVRFHKGGKDSQDDASKAGARAKQATIRRDHRSRRRAGEAVSLTPTISQLGVFEGSDGPGEDGSQDRLQPNGLLDRDGITKEADDRGQFSESDVDVEDYFNLLLSPARPRKYLEHLGVESDSDLGDEDENDDSNALDESPLRHCSRQPSTKPGPRRRARRARRGPAPGTGGRPKKSQRQTRSSGPPRRYRSPVMIPPEESAVFRAQDPVWNGDLDACALTCRDKAMLREFWTKLDNDQMQFCGRCQERWFQMKIDSDGICARCCRKDDKRGPEEPYFFSVDNQLDFGSVPTQLPQLTPTEESLIGRVHVHVNIMLVRGQQYKYRGHVGLVYNQLPLLPRELNTVLLRPSNTSSHANLSRQFTRQFRVRRQPVAIWLNYLRRHHPGYRCIVIDEERLSQLPQDANVLDAIPQSQVEAAEVGPEEDEEAEPDLEDEAAVPDLLAKDTELDALRSILAGEPEAEPRLSTSFQEQVQHELQLPNIRRTPINEFNRSHALLSLAFPCLFPDGRADFVEPRLRSIDYKDYIEHAMRWHDGRFARHPTFRFVAFNTLMRSQARARSKFFVKQHDGTREPLTREQLIQALEHSDDPEAQALINSITRHAVSIRGTRPFWNRKRQDLEAYAYNLGCPGAFITFSPADLHWRSLYQHMPQYEDWLAASEPERMALSRRLLRQNPHIAAFHFHRRYCFFRDVVLRTKFNITDYWDRYEWQGRGSPHNHGLYWMEKCPGADMEDEAARDVFARTWGFHITAINPEPSRTMPQGEGNPLSVDPLSTEMTFLRLSQIVNRCQRHRCNTTYCLRVRKRTGDLARDMEGAAADIEATNAASPERECRFDFPRALRELAAVIRKEGKSYYVFEAARNDNLMNHFNPAIILGWLANIDISPCTSLQAVITYAAKYCSKSEKKTEPYCKLADQVLPHTAHLQPLLSFSSRLMNKLIAERDYSAQEISHLLLNIPLQEGTRMVVSVDCRPLEQHARSYRVDEDVNETVGSYRKYLERSDQHEDVTYLEYLQSYNLKTWRRLAANAKKRVLSYFPRYRSMEASPQFNDFCRVKLMMVHPHRSPQELLIVGALRFDSFAAAYKFCREHHGTHADDHYGEPDTNELRAEDDEFELEIHKDPTVEEDWHELARMLPDRPLEEEDIDMLGRRDIDINYDSRWTPLEARDSLNRDQRLVYDTVMDHFLNQEPSQLLLHVDGGGGTGKSYLINLLSAHLQAAAGGRGTPVWRAAPTGVAGNQISGTTLHSLLHLPINKDFKPLSAIDKAQLQKTLKDFKYLIIDEKSMLGLRQLSWVDDRLREAFPNRNEEFFGGLNILLVGDFFQLPPVLQKPLYYDKEVRGVEIKGRNAYRHFDKSVFLKIVQRQRGDEQKAFRTALGELRLLQLSVESWNLLDRHAMKLKLG from the exons ATGATTCTAGGGGTAATATTAGTCCTAGATCTGAATTGGGAGTCCATTGCCCGTCGTGCGACCGAACAAAACCACCAAGTAATTTCGTTAGCAGGAGGAAATCTGCCAATCCAACTACGACCTGTCTGGAATGCCGGGACCACCGCAATTCCGAG GTCCAAAGGTGCCGTCCTTACATTGAGAAACCTGGCCGTCCGTCCTACCTCAGCTGAGAGATCTGCCCCGAAAAGAACCGACAGAGACGCTGGCCTATCGCCTCCTAACCAGAGATCTGGAACCCAACCTACATCGCCAGAGAAGCTACGGCAACAACATACAGCTAGGAGTTTGTTCGGAGAGCCAGGCAGCCAGCCGCAGATAGTGCTGGGGACGCCAATCCCACCAATCCAAGCGAGCTCGCGGCTCTTCCGGGCTCTAGCTCCCTCACCGCCTGTGCCGCCCTCGACCGATCCTGTCGCCTCACATTCTGATCCATCTACTGTCCGAAGCAGCACGACTGGTGTGGACTACTCTTACCTGGCTGTTAGGTTCCACAAGGGCGGGAAGGACTCGCAAGATGATGCCTCCAAGGCCGGCGCCAGGGCCAAGCAGGCCACTATTCGGCGCGACCATCGTTCACGACGCCGTGCAGGGGAGGCTGTGTCACTAACTCCCACAATCTCTCAACTCGGCGTCTTTGAAGGCTCTGATGGTCCTGGAGAAG ATGGGAGTCAAGATCGACTGCAGCCAAATGGGCTTCTAGATAGGGATGGAATAACCAAGGAAGCGGATGACAGGGGACAGTTCTCTGAATCTGATGTTGACGTCGAGGACTATTTCAACTTGCTGCTTTCACCTGCTCGACCACGGAAGTACCTCGAACACTTAGGGGTAGAGTCTGATTCCGATCTAGGGGACGAAGACGAGAACGATGATAGCAATGCCTTGGACGAAAgccctcttcgccattgCTCGCGGCAGCCTTCCACAAAGCCAGGGCCTCGTCGCCGTGCTCGCCGTGCTCGCCGTGGTCCTGCCCCTGGTACAGGAGGGCGGCCAAAAAAATCTCAAAGGCAAACTCGATCGTCGGGGCCGCCACGACGGTACCGGAGTCCAGTGATGATTCCACCTGAAGAATCGGCCGTATTTCGCGCACAAGATCCGGTGTGGAATGGGGACCTGGACGCTTGCGCCTTGACTTGTCGTGATAAAGCAATGCTCCGTGAGTTCTGGACAAAGCTGGACAATGACCAAATGCAATTTTGTGGTCGATGTCAAGAGCGTTGGTTCCAGATGAAGATCGATTCTGATGGCATTTGTGCGCGTTGCTGTCGAAAGGATGATAAACGCGGCCCTGAAGAGCCGTACTTCTTCTCTGTGGACAACCAGTTGGATTTTGGCTCCGTACCGACTCAATTGCCTCAGCTTACACCTACTGAAGAGTCTTTAATAGGCCGTGTTCACGTCCACGTGAATATTATGCTTGTGCGGGGCCAGCAGTACAAATATCGGGGACATGTTGGCTTGGTGTACAACCAACTCCCGCTTTTGCCGCGGGAGTTGAACACTGTATTACTCCGTCCTTCCAATACGTCGTCCCATGCAAACCTTAGCCGGCAATTCACCCGCCAGTTCCGTGTACGCCGCCAGCCAGTTGCCATATGGCTTAACTACCTCCGGCGCCATCATCCTGGCTATCGATGCATCGTCATCGACGAAGAGCGGCTGAGTCAATTGCCTCAAGATGCCAATGTCCTGGATGCCATCCCCCAGAGCCAGGTGGAGGCTGCCGAAGTTGGAcccgaggaagatgaggaggcaGAACCGGATCTGGAGGACGAGGCTGCGGTGCCGGACCTTTTGGCCAAGGACACGGAGCTCGATGCTCTGCGGTCTATTCTTGCCGGAGAACCAGAAGCTGAACCAAGGCTTTCCACAAGCTTCCAGGAGCAGGTGCAGCACGAGCTGCAGCTTCCGAATATACGGCGCACACCCATTAATGAGTTCAATCGCTCTCATGCCCTACTCTCCTTAGCTTTTCCCTGCCTCTTTCCTGACGGGAGAGCCGACTTTGTTGAGCCTCGGCTACGGTCAATTGACTACAAGGACTACATCGAGCACGCGATGCGCTGGCATGACGGGCGTTTTGCACGCCACCCGACCTTCCGCTTCGTCGCCTTCAACACACTAATGCGGTCACAAGCACGTGCACGGTCCAAATTCTTCGTGAAGCAACATGATGGCACCCGCGAACCGCTCACGCGAGAGCAGCTTATTCAGGCTCTCGAACACAGCGATGACCCCGAGGCGCAGGCGTTGATCAACTCGATCACAAGACACGCGGTGTCTATTCGCGGTACGCGGCCCTTCTGGAACAGAAAAAGGCAGGACCTCGAGGCCTATGCCTATAACCTTGGTTGTCCCGGCGCATTCATCACATTTAGCCCGGCCGATTTGCACTGGCGGAGCCTCTACCAACACATGCCCCAATATGAAGACTGGCTAGCCGCCTCCGAGCCGGAGAGGATGGCTCTTTCGCGCCGACTATTGCGCCAGAACCCTCACATTGCTGCTTTCCATTTCCACCGCCGATACTGCTTCTTTCGAGACGTCGTGTTGAGGACAAAATTCAACATCACGGATTACTGGGATCGGTATGAATGGCAAGGACGTGGTAGTCCTCACAACCATGGCTTGTACTGGATGGAGAAATGCCCTGgagccgacatggaggacgAGGCTGCTCGTGATGTATTTGCGCGCACGTGGGGATTCCACATCACTGCCATTAACCCGGAGCCGAGTAGGACTATGCCTCAGGGCGAGGGTAACCCCCTGAGCGTAGATCCGCTGAGCACAGAAATGACGTTCCTGCGGCTCTCACAAATCGTCAACCGTTGCCAGCGTCACAGGTGCAATACCACGTACTGCTTGCGTGTAAGGAAAAGAACGGGCGACCTAGCGAGGGATATGGAAGGCGCTGCTGCAGATATCGAGGCGACCAATGCGGCCAGCCCAGAGAGGGAGTGTCGTTTTGACTTTCCCCGTGCCTTGCGGGAGCTGGCCGCAGTGATCAGGAAGGAAGGCAAGTCGTACTACGTCTTCGAGGCGGCCCGGAATGACAACCTCATGAACCACTTCAATCCTGCCATCATCCTAGGCTGGCTAGCTAATATCGACATATCTCCTTGCACCAGCTTACAGGCGGTCATTACCTACGCTGCCAAGTATTGCAGCAAATCTGAGAAGAAGACCGAACCTTACTGTAAGCTCGCAGACCAAGTTTTGCCGCACACGGCACACCTTCAACCCCTATTATCCTTCTCCTCCCGCCTTATGAATAAGCTGATTGCCGAGAGGGATTACTCGGCGCAGGAGATTTCCCATCTGCTGCTTAACATTCCTCTGCAGGAAGGCACGCGGATGGTGGTCTCCGTGGACTGCCGTCCGTTGGAGCAGCATGCACGTTCGTATCGcgtcgatgaagatgtcaacgAGACCGTCGGCAGCTACAGGAAATATCTGGAGAGAAGTGACCAACATGAGGATGTAACCTACCTCGAGTATCTGCAATCGTACAATCTCAAGACGTGGAGGAGACTCGCTGCCAACGCGAAGAAGAGAGTCCTGTCTTACTTCCCTCGATACAGGTCCATGGAGGCATCTCCGCAGTTTAATGACTTCTGCCGTGTGAAATTAATGATGGTGCATCCCCATCGCTCTCCACAAGAGTTGCTCATTGTGGGCGCGCTGCGGTTCGATTCCTTCGCGGCTGCGTACAAGTTTTGCAGAGAGCACCATGGCACCCATGCGGACGACCATTATGGGGAGCCAGATACAAATGAATTGAGGGCAGAGGACGATGAATTTGAGCTTGAGATCCATAAAGACCCCACCGTGGAGGAGGACTGGCATGAACTCGCCCGCATGCTGCCTGACCGGCcgctggaggaagaggatatCGACATGCTCGGCCGCCGagacatcgacatcaattaTGATTCACGTTGGACG CCCTTGGAAGCTCGCGATTCCCTAAATCGAGACCAGCGCCTAGTGTATGATACGGTGATGGACCACTTTCTGAATCAGGAGCCTTCTCAGTTGTTGCTCCATGTagatggtggaggtggtACTGGCAAGTCATACCTCATTAATCTGCTCTCCGCGCACCTCCAAGCTGCGGCTGGCGGGAGAGGGACACCTGTTTGGCGTGCCGCGCCCACTGGCGTCGCGGGAAATCAGATATCGGGCACTACCTTGCATTCCCTGTTACACCTCCCAATCAATAAGGACTTCAAGCCCCTCTCAGCCATTGATAAggcccagctccagaagaCGCTCAAGGACTTCAAGTATCTGATCATCgatgagaagagcatgcTGGGACTGCGACAGCTATCCTGGGTCGATGACCGTCTGCGCGAGGCGTTCCCGAATAGGAACGAGGAATTCTTTGGTGGACTAAATATACTGTTGGTTGGCGACTTCTTTCAACTTCCCCCCGTGCTGCAGAAGCCGCTTTACTACGACAAGGAGGTACGAGGAGTGGAGATCAAAGGCAGGAACGCGTATAGACACTTCGATAAATCGGTCTTCTTGAAAATTGTCCAGCGGCAACGGGGCGACGAACAGAAGGCGTTTCGCACAGCTCTCGGGGAATTACGGCTGCTCCAACTATCGGTGGAGTCCTGGAACTTGCTGGATAGACACGctatgaaactgaaactggggtga
- a CDS encoding transposase-like protein (similar to Beauveria bassiana ARSEF 2860 XP_008602855.1), giving the protein MSSASPNPLLSAPSDKLLAPATPDSPVPLKRTLDRSPSDRAGKRAKVKGRTNKRTWDEARDPDEERGEKARDNSYHEIWYCKHCDSAKKPNSVTTNLSRARKHLRDFHGIRVVERVEGSDLKKQQHGIITDMFGRQEERQANRNLDEEKYLVNGINIPAFEEALARLLAVRNIAHSFIQYPEFHAVILSCNYMARDVLLRSRRAVPKLLENTFALHKQGLVGKLRNCLSSMVHFTIDMWTSSEQKAAYQAIVAHFVDAETREVAQALLSLREFKGSHSGELQAKVFLEVIEEYGLSEKVGYFTMDNHDANDTMLDDIAKGIEGLDPVARRLRCSGHIMNLIVQVFLSRSKAKKIQEDEQEGIDKAYERLCKQSDKEGGGRMTKEQATQEWREFSVLGKLHNLCIYSRSSTSIHNDFKAKIGRALPRDNDTRWNSWFRLIDVAIERRAKFMDWIQENHAKIQKDALDHNDWNELRDIHAFLQVFHQISVRQGRENTLDEVLSHMDFLHHHFTQTQSRAFSNPRFYARFHVAWLKFEKYYQLTEQAPVYVAGILLHPALRKSYLSEQWKRNPAWVGNAVKAVRQIWSQEYKSYQLPERQQENGQELDEFDRWRRKVYSTASEVKDEFDRFIHGSQAGIGQQTALQWWLEPTQQANFPLLSRMAIDVFCIPPMSTEAERIFSGARRQVTWDRCSMSANMVEACECIKSWISIPKGKNRPLLAGVFRAAKDIDAAVRILQEDLEMDKGADSDVEAGDLVL; this is encoded by the exons ATGTCATCAGCTTCGCCCAATCCCTTACTATCGGCGCCTTCTGACAAGCTCCTGGCACCTGCTACGCCTGATTCACCAGTCCCCTTGAAGCGCACGTTGGATCGCTCTCCCTCTGACAGAGCTGGCAAGCGCGCTAAAGTTAAGGGCCGCACGAACAAAAGGACTTGGGACGAGGCGCGTGATCCCGACgaggagagaggagagaaagcCCGGGATAACTCATACCATGAAATTTGGTACTGCAAGCACTGCGACTCGGCCAAAAAGCCGAACTCGGTAACAACCAACCTGAGCCGAGCCCGCAAGCACCTACGGGACTTTCATGGCATCCGGGTTGTAGAGCGGGTAGAAGGGTCAGAtctgaagaagcagcaacatgGCATCATTACAGATATGTTTGGAAGGCAGGAGGAGCGCCAAGCCAATCGAAATCTTGACGAAGAAAAGTACCTGGTAAATGGTATTAACATTCCTGCATTCGAGGAAGCACTTGCTAGGCTTCTTGCGGTTCGCAACATTGCCCACTCGTTCATCCAATACCCTGAGTTTCACGCCGTTATACTCTCCTGCAACTACATGGCCCGGGACGTCCTCTTACGCAGCCGCAGAGCGGTCCCGAAGCTTCTCGAAAACACTTTTGCTCTACACAAACAAGGTCTCGTTGGGAAGCTTCGTAATTGTCTCTCATCCATGGTTCACTTCACTATTGACATGTGGACCTCATCGGAACAGAAGGCGGCATACCAGGCAATCGTGGCCCATTTTGTAGATGCGGAGACAAGAGAAGTCGCTCAAGCGTTATTGTCGCTACGCGAGTTCAAAGGAAGCCACAGCGGGGAGTTGCAAGCCAAGGTTTTCCTAGAAGTTATCGAAGAGTACGGCCTCAGCGAGAAAGTTGGCTACTTTACGATGGATAATCACGATGCTAACGATACCATGCTTGACGATATTGCAAAAGGCATTGAGGGTTTAGATCCGGTTGCCAGGCGACTACGCTGCAGTGGCCACATCATGAACCTCATCGTGCAAGTCTTCCTCTCTCggagcaaggcaaagaagattCAGGAGGATGAACAAGAGGGAATTGATAAGGCGTATGAGCGGCTGTGCAAGCAATCCGAtaaagaaggaggaggcagAATGACGAAAGAACAAGCTACCCAGGAGTGGCGGGAGTTCAGTGTCTTGGGCAAGCTCCACAACTTATGCATATATTCAAGAAGTTCTACCAGCATTCACAACGACTTCAAGGCTAAGATTGGCAGAGCCTTGCCGAGGGACAACGATACACGTTGGAACTCATGGTTTCGCCTCATTGACGTGGCTATTGAGAGGCGCGCCAAGTTCATGGATTGGATCCAAGAAAATCATGCCAAAATACAGAAAGACGCACTGGACCACAACGATTGGAACGAACTCAGAGATATCCATGCCTTTTTACAGGTATTTCACCAGATCTCAGTACGCCAAGGCCGAGAGAATACACTGGATGAAGTTCTGTCCCACATGGatttcctccatcatcacttcACACAGACTCAAAGTCGGGCTTTCAGCAACCCGCGCTTCTACGCGCGCTTCCATGTTGCTTGGCTAAAGTTCGAGAAGTATTACCAGCTTACCGAACAAGCCCCCGTGTACGTGGCCGGGATTCTCCTCCACCCAGCACTCCGAAAGAGCTATCTGAGTGAGCAGTGGAAGAGAAATCCAGCCTGGGTTGGCAATGCAGTGAAGGCTGTAAGGCAGATTTGGTCGCAGGAGTACAAAAGCTACCAGCTCCCAGAGAGGCAACAGGAGAATGGgcaagagcttgatgagtttgatcgctggaggaggaaggtGTACAGCACAGCGAGTGAGGTGAAGGATGAATTTGATCGTTTCATCCAT GGCTCACAGGCCGGAATTGGGCAACAAACGGCCTTACAGTGGTGGCTTGAACCGACCCAGCAAGCGAActtccccctcctctcccGCATGGCCATTGACGTATTCTGTATCCCACCGATGTCCACGGAGGCAGAGCGAATCTTCTCGGGCGCGAGACGGCAGGTCACGTGGGACAGATGCAGTATGTCTGCGAATATGGTAGAGGCATGCGAGTGCATCAAGAGCTGGATAAGCATTCCAAAGGGGAAAAACAGGCCACTTCTTGCTGGGGTGTTTAGGGCAGCAAAGGATATAGACGCGGCCGTAAGGATACTGCAGGAAGATTTAGAAATGGACAAGGGGGCGGACAGTGATGTCGAAGCTGGGGACTTGGTACTATAG